One Pyrus communis chromosome 4, drPyrComm1.1, whole genome shotgun sequence genomic region harbors:
- the LOC137731297 gene encoding uncharacterized protein: MEDCNMTAAHCIVISCCSQCLILQITIFILYKLPCKLIRKTREYTVKKLQQRRRKEMIVLDTCKDVDFVSIVGESMRSSMDAGHSCRRCMEEVEEVLQDLSQRGEFGFGSFWRRGELGRSPTQNSSICDQFDTSFSQHHLIEMVALSAIDHKVG, translated from the coding sequence ATGGAAGACTGCAACATGACCGCCGCACACTGCATCGTGATTTCGTGCTGCAGCCAGTGCTTGATCCTCCAAATCACCATCTTCATCTTGTACAAGCTCCCTTGCAAGTTGATCCGAAAGACGAGAGAGTACACCGTGAAGAAGCTCCAACagagaaggagaaaggagaTGATAGTGCTGGATACATGTAAAGATGTCGACTTTGTGAGTATTGTTGGAGAGTCTATGAGATCTTCCATGGATGCAGGACATAGTTGCAGGCGTTGCatggaggaggtggaggaggtaCTGCAGGATTTGTCTCAGAGAGGAGAGTTCGGATTTGGAAGCTTTTGGCGTAGGGGAGAATTGGGTCGCTCCCCAACTCAAAATTCATCAATTTGTGATCAGTTTGATACTAGTTTTTCGCAACATCACTTGATTGAAATGGTGGCTCTCTCAGCCATTGATCATAAAGTTGGGTAG
- the LOC137731013 gene encoding putative phospholipid-transporting ATPase 9, with translation MRGGGRRRKLHFSKIYSFTCGKSSMRDEHSQIGGPGYSRVVYCNEPDSFEAHMRNYGDNYVRSTKYTVATFLPKSLFEQFRRVANFYFLVTGTLAFTPLAPFTAVSAIIPLIIVIGATMVKEGIEDWRRKQQDIEVNNRKVNVHYGNGVFDYTAWRNLRVGDIVRVEKDEFFPTDLLLLSSSYDDAICYVETMNLDGETNLKLKQALEVTSFLQEDSKFNDFNAIVKCEDPNANLYSFVGTMEFDKQQFPLSPQQLLLRDSKLRNTDYIYGAVIFTGPDTKVIQNSTAPPSKRSRVEKKMDKIIYFLFCVLFTMAFVGSIYFGIATKDDLNNGIMKRWYLRPDNSRIFFDAKRAPYAAIYHFLTALMLYGYFIPISLYVSIEIVKVLQSIFINQDIHMYYEESDKPAHARTSNLNEELGQVDTILSDKTGTLTCNSMEFIKCSVAGTAYGRGYTEVERAMGRRNGSPLVHQHLSGGDNLKDSTDGKAPIKGFNFKDERVMNGNWVNEPNAEYIQKFFSLLAICHTAIPEVDEATGNISYEAESPDEAAFVIAARELGFEFYKRTQTTISLRELDPVSGKKVERTYSLLNVLEFNSTRKRMSVIVRSEGGKILLLSKGADNVMLERLARNGSDFEEETMEHLNEYADAGLRTLILAYRELDEDEYKEFNQNFIKAKNSVSAERETVIDEVTEKIEKDLILLGATAVEDKLQNGVPDCIDKLAQAGIKIWVLTGDKMETAINIGFACSLLRQGMKQIVITLESPEIKVLEKEGEKEAIATASKGSVLNQINRGKAQLTASSRNPEAFALIIDGKSLAYALEDDVKNLFLNLAIGCASVICCRSSPKQKALVTRLVKSGTGKTTLAIGDGANDVGMLQEADIGVGISGVEGMQAVMSSDIAIAQFQYLERLLLVHGHWCYRRISSMICYFFYKNIAFGFTLFLYEAHTSFSGTPAYNDWFLSLYNVFFSSLPVVAMGVFDQDVSARFCFKFPLLYQEGVQNILFSWRRIFGWMLNGFTTAAIIFFFCTKALAHQAFNSEGKTAGRDILGATMYTCTVWVVNLQMALAISYFTLIQHLFIWGSIALWYIFLLAYGAMSPSLSTTAYKIFIEALAPTPSFWLITIFVPVSGLILFFTYSAVQMRFFPMYHRTIQWIRYEGTSNDPKLCDMVRQRSLRPQTVGFTARLAARANRIKDRHHNRR, from the exons ATGAGGGGTGGAGGCAGAAGGAGAAAGCTGCATTTCAGCAAGATCTATTCTTTCACTTGTGGTAAATCTTCTATGAGAGATGAACATTCACAAATTGGGGGACCGGGATATTCCAGAGTGGTTTACTGCAATGAACCGGACTCTTTCGAGGCTCATATGCGAAATTATGGAGACAATTATGTTAGGAGCACAAAGTATACAGTTGCTACTTTCTTGCCAAAATCTTTGTTTGAGCAGTTCAGAAGGGTGGCCAACTTCTACTTCTTAGTCACTGGCACTTTGGCATTCACTCCTCTGGCTCCATTTACCGCTGTCAGCGCGATCATCCCTCTTATTATTGTGATTGGGGCGACCATGGTGAAAGAGGGTATCGAAGATTGGCGGCGAAAACAGCAG GATATTGAGGTGAACAATCGAAAGGTTAATGTACATTATGGTAATGGGGTTTTCGATTATACTGCTTGGAGGAATCTGAGAGTGGGAGATATAGTGAGAGTAGAAAAAGATGAATTCTTTCCGACAGACCTCCTCTTGCTTTCATCCAGTTATGACGATGCAATCTGCTATGTTGAGACCATGAATCTTGATGGGGAGACAAATTTAAAGTTAAAACAAGCATTGGAAGTAACTTCGTTCTTGCAGGAGGACTCTAAGTTCAACGATTTTAACGCCATTGTTAAATGTGAAGACCCAAATGCAAATTTGTACTCGTTTGTTGGAACTATGGAGTTTGACAAGCAACAGTTTCCCCTCTCTCCTCAACAGCTTCTCCTCAGAGACTCTAAACTAAGAAATACAGACTACATATATGGAGCTGTTATCTTCACTGGTCCCGACACAAAGGTTATTCAAAATTCTACTGCCCCTCCTTCAAAAAGAAGCAGAGTTGAGAAGAAGATGGATAAAATTATCTACTTCTTGTTCTGTGTTTTATTCACAATGGCATTTGTTGGGTCGATTTACTTTGGGATTGCAACAAAAGATGACCTAAACAATGGGATCATGAAAAGGTGGTATCTCAGGCCAGATAATTCTAGAATTTTCTTTGATGCTAAAAGAGCTCCGTATGCAGCAATTTACCACTTTTTGACAGCTCTAATGTTGTATGGCTACTTTATCCCCATCTCCTTGTATGTGTCAATAGAAATTGTCAAAGTTCTTCAGAGCATATTCATCAATCAAGATATTCACATGTACTATGAGGAATCTGACAAACCAGCACATGCCCGTACCTCAAACTTGAACGAGGAACTTGGCCAAGTTGACACGATTCTGTCTGATAAGACTGGAACTCTGACCTGCAATTCAATGGAGTTTATTAAATGTTCTGTGGCCGGAACAGCTTATGGCCGAGGATATACTGAGGTTGAGAGGGCTATGGGTAGGAGAAATGGTTCACCTTTGGTTCATCAACATTTAAGTGGTGgggacaatctcaaggactcTACTGATGGCAAGGCACCCATCAAGGGCTTTAATTTTAAAGACGAAAGGGTCATGAATGGAAACTGGGTTAATGAGCCTAATGCAGAATACATCCAGAAGTTTTTCAGTTTATTAGCAATCTGTCATACGGCAATTCCGGAAGTTGATGAAGCTACTGGGAATATTTCATATGAGGCTGAATCTCCTGATGAAGCAGCATTTGTGATTGCAGCAAGAGAACTTGGTTTTGAATTCTACAAAAGGACACAAACAACCATATCACTGCGAGAGTTAGATCCAGTGTCCGGCAAGAAGGTTGAGAG GACGTATAGCCTTCTCAATGTTTTAGAGTTTAACAGCACAAGGAAGCGAATGTCTGTGATTGTCAGAAGTGAGGGAGGAAAAATACTATTACTATCCAAAGGTGCCGACAA TGTTATGCTTGAGAGGCTTGCCAGAAATGGTTCGGATTTTGAAGAAGAGACCATGGAGCATCTAAATGAGTATGCTGATGCAGGGCTGAGGACCTTGATTCTTGCCTACCGTGAACTTGACGAAGACGAATACAAAGagttcaatcaaaattttatcaaGGCCAAGAATTCTGTTAGTGCAGAACGTGAAACAGTCATTGATGAAGTAACAGAAAAGATTGAGAAAGATCTAATTCTTCTTGGTGCAACTGCTGTTGAGGACAAACTACAAAATGGG GTTCCTGATTGCATTGACAAGCTTGCCCAAGCAGGAATTAAGATTTGGGTTTTGACTGGAGACAAGATGGAGACTGCCATCAATATCGGGTTTGCATGTAGCTTGCTTAGACAAGGAATGAAGCAAATTGTAATCACTTTGGAGTCTCCGGAGATTAAAGTGTTggaaaaggaaggagaaaaggaGGCCATCGCCACG GCATCAAAAGGAAGTGTTCTCAATCAGATAAATAGGGGAAAAGCTCAGCTTACAGCGTCGAGCAGGAACCCTGAGGCATTTGCATTGATCATTGATGGAAAATCACTTGCTTACGCTTTGGAGGACGATGTAAAGAATTTGTTTCTAAATCTTGCAATTGGCTGTGCATCTGTTATTTGCTGCCGTTCATCACCTAAACAGAAGGCACTG GTCACTAGACTGGTAAAATCTGGAACTGGGAAAACAACACTAGCGATTGGTGATGGAGCCAATGATGTGGGCATGCTCCAAGAAGCAGATATCGGGGTTGGAATTAGTGGTGTTGAAGGAATGCAG GCGGTCATGTCAAGCGATATTGCTATTGCACAGTTTCAATACTTGGAGCGTCTACTGCTTGTGCACGGGCATTGGTGTTACAGAAGGATCTCATCAATG ATTTGCTACTTCTTCTACAAGAACATTGCATTTGGTTTCACTCTCTTCTTATATGAGGCACACACATCCTTCTCTGGAACGCCTGCATACAACGATTGGTTTTTGTCACTTTACAACGTATTCTTCTCTTCACTTCCGGTGGTTGCTATGGGAGTTTTCGACCAGGATGTATCTGCGCGGTTCTGTTTCAAG TTTCCTCTATTATACCAAGAAGGGGTGCAAAATATTCTCTTCAGCTGGCGTAGAATATTCGGATGGATGTTGAATGGGTTTACAACGGCCGcgattatcttcttcttctgcacgAAAGCGCTAGCACACCAGGCCTTCAACAGCGAGGGCAAAACTGCCGGAAGGGATATCCTCGGGGCAACAATGTACACATGCACAGTTTGGGTTGTGAACTTGCAGATGGCACTTGCCATCAGTTACTTCACCTTGATACAGCACCTCTTCATCTGGGGTTCAATTGCACTATGGTATATCTTCCTCTTGGCTTACGGTGCCATGTCACCTTCACTCTCAACCACTGCCTACAAAATCTTCATCGAAGCCCTCGCCCCCACGCCTTCTTTCTGGCTCATCACAATCTTCGTGCCAGTCTCCGGTCTAATCCTATTCTTCACATACTCAGCCGTTCAAATGCGTTTCTTCCCTATGTACCATAGAACAATACAATGGATACGGTACGAGGGAACATCAAATGATCCCAAATTGTGTGACATGGTGCGGCAGAGATCGTTGCGGCCGCAGACTGTTGGTTTCACGGCGCGATTGGCGGCGAGGGCCAACCGTATAAAAGATAGACACCATAACCGTAGATAA
- the LOC137732566 gene encoding probable calcium-binding protein CML16: MMAALGSDQLKQLKDIFMRFDMDSDGSLTQLELAALLRSLGLKPTGDQLHVLLSNIDANGNGAIEFDELVTAILPDMNEEILINQEQLMEVFRSFDRDGNGYITAAELAGSMAKMGHPLTYRELSDMMMEADTNGDGVISFNEFATIMSRSAADFLGL, encoded by the coding sequence ATGATGGCCGCGCTCGGATCCGATCAGCTGAAGCAGCTGAAGGACATCTTCATGCGGTTCGACATGGACTCCGACGGGAGCCTCACCCAGCTCGAACTCGCCGCCCTCCTCCGCTCCCTCGGCCTCAAGCCCACCGGCGACCAGCTCCACGTCCTCCTCTCCAACATCGACGCCAATGGCAACGGCGCCATCGAGTTCGACGAGCTCGTCACCGCCATCCTCCCCGACATGAACGAGGAGATTTTGATCAACCAGGAGCAGCTCATGGAGGTCTTCCGATCCTTCGATCGCGACGGCAACGGCTACATCACCGCCGCCGAGCTCGCCGGTTCCATGGCCAAAATGGGCCACCCCTTGACGTACCGGGAGCTCTCCGATATGATGATGGAGGCCGACACGAACGGCGACGGCGTCATTAGTTTCAACGAATTCGCGACGATCATGTCTCGGTCCGCCGCTGATTTTCTTGGGCTCTGA